Sequence from the Erythrolamprus reginae isolate rEryReg1 chromosome 2, rEryReg1.hap1, whole genome shotgun sequence genome:
tcaaggactatccgtACATTTAATTAAGGTTTAAACTAGTTTTATATAATGTGTATACTTTACATAAAAAGAACCTCATAGCTTTTGTTGGAAAAGATTCATGCTTACATAAGGTGTAAAAACtgaatacatttatttatctccttaaaatgagtttcagttttaatttatctctttctcctttcaaggGTACTTTAAATGATGCAGATGATCCGAGCACAAGTATTGGAGCATATCACTACATGCTAGAATCAAACATGGGGAAAACAATGCTTGAATTTCAGGTATTTGTGGTGGCCTTTATGTGATTCATTTGTCCAGAATCGTCAAGAAAGACAGGATGATTTTTATAtgtactgttttgttttgttgtcatTTTTGTTATTTTGATGTTTCATCTCTCTAACTATGTCTGTTCAGTGAACAAACTTcctttaaatttgtttgtttgtttgtttaaaagttTAGCTCTTACAGCTGTGTTCTTGGTTTCTATTTTCTTGTGTTCTTGTTGCTACAAATAGAATATCCAGATTAAGGGATGACTGTGTTTTACTGGAATAAATGACAGAACTTTTGCAGGGTGGACCATTGAAAATATTTCCTTTTGTGTAAGGTCCATGGCAATCCAACTGCGACACTCATGGTTCTATCACAATAATTTCATAAGTGTTATTGTTTTCAACAACCACTGCACTGAAGTAAGAGgaaaaacataattatttttgtaataatttatttaatttattatagtAAATGGCTATAAAATAATGTAGCATACCAAAAGCCATTTCCTTCAGTGGATGCACATCCAATAAATGTGTATGATAATACAACATTAACAGAAAATGGATTTGATGTTTGCAATGAATTAAAGCCACTTTTAAAAGGAGAAGTCTGTAGAGTTAAACCACctattgtaaaagaaaaaaaaatagagaaataggCTTGCACTTAATTCTACTGCTCTAGACGAAAACATATAATAATATTTCTATGGTGATTTGCAGATGTGTAATCCATTGCTTGCATACCAAATTCTGcaatattttcactttacaaatgcTGTCCATTaactactatatttttcggaTATAAGAcgtaccagagtataagacgtaccttagtttttggggaggaaaatagggaaaagaatttgcttaccagatattcatctggctagcatccttaatcagGTCAagttcagcatattattttatcccctggttagggcttttaaaaaaccttatttggagagagtaacaatgaaagagcttgcaagccaataagagctgggaacattgttagtacctagttagggatggaaagaaacattcagagcaagtatttatttatttatttatttatttattttatttatttatttattttgtccaatacacaatgagggttttagaggggaatatatctatatacacatagtaaaatacatgatgaaggttatagaggagatactcatagtaaaatatatctaagaaataatagaaaagaaggtatagtaatagaacatatcaatgaaagaatagaagaagagatataggaatagaagaaaggtataggagatataggagagcaataagacaggggacggaaggcactctagtgcacttgtactcgccccttactgacctcttaggaatctggataggtcaaccgtagataatctaagggtaaagtgttgggggtttggggatgacactatggattcCGGTAATGAggtccacgcttcaacaactcggttactgaagtcatattttttacaatcaagtttggagcagttaatattaagtttaaatctgttgtgtgctcttgtgttgttgtggttgaagctgaagtaatcgccgacaggcaggacgttgcagcatatgatcttgtgggcaatacttagatcttgtttaaggcgtcttagttctaaactttctaggcccaggattgaaactcTAGTCTCATAgtagagcaatgaagaaaaactataaagacagggtttggaaaactatctttgcagagagtaacaatgaaagagctggcaagCAGGTAAGATctaggaacatcgttagcacatgttagggctggaaagaaacattttgaacaaattagagcaatgaaaaaaaccctgcaaagacttaagggttggaaaacattctttgcagagagtaacaatgaaagtacctgcaaggaaagagctgggaagattgttagcacctagttagggctggggggggggaaagctttggGGAGAAAAAGccacattcggagtataagacacacccaaatttgcagcctcttttagggaggaaaaaggtgtgtcataTACAGTACTCCGGAAAATATGGTAGTTGTTAATAAAACTCTATACATTTTGTAAACATGGATTGAAACCAGATTCTAGTCCTTGGCCTCTGAATGCATCCTCCTTATTATCTCCCCTCCATACCCCCATTCCCCCTAGGAGCTTATGATTGTGTTTCAACTTCTCCACTGGAATGGAAGCCTTAAGGCCCTGCGTGAAACAAAGTGTTCCCGGCAAGTAAGTAGCCTCCTAAAATGCAACACTATTTGTTAGTTATTCCCAGCATTTGTTTTAGAAAAGTCTACTTGAAGTTCTGCTGTGTACTGTGCTTCCTCTTTTCTATAAGTCATTTATTGTGGTTGGTCTGATTCAACTGACTAGCAATTTTCAAGTCCCAATTGCTTGAAAATGTTTAGTTTAAATTTACCACTTTTCCAACTGCCATTATTTGTAATCAGTGTTGCATCTTAAACATTGGAACATGAACTGGGCATCACAGCTCAGGAGAGCATTCATTGAAATTACAATATGGAGGCAGAGACCTCCCaagaaaaatactgtaaaaaCGTATAATCCAAAATTGTGGACAAGAGTTGGGATGGAATCAGTAGGATCTAcacatataaacaatataaaacttACATACATAAcaccaaacatttaaaaaatgtaaataaacacaAGAAATCTCTGATTTCAATAATAGATTGTTCTGGCTTATGTTGGTAGTAAACAGAATTCAGTAGGAAAAATTCATTTTGCATTAAACATATGCTGAGAAATATCGCATACAGTCCAAtaagcctgttttatttttattactatagGTAATTACTACGTTAATTAACAATCACAGCTAACTTTAGTTTTTGCTGATGGTAAAGTAGTAAGGAGGAATCTACCTGGAGAGAGCCTGGATTCCAATAATACTGTATCTAGATGAAAAAATGAAATGTTAATTCTGTAGCATCAAAAATCCCATTTTTTAAAGTACCATGGCAGCCCTTATTAACACAAGCCTGCACACCATTTGGTGATTATGCATAGACAAAAAGCATACAAAATGGCAGATCATgaacaagtttcaagtttcaagttttattggatttatatgccgcccctctccgaaaactcggggcggctaacaacaatcatgaaaatatacaataaaatccaatactaaaagcaaattaaaaccccttaatatataaaaaccaaacatacatacaaacataccatgtatacagttgtaacggcctagaggaagaaaaaagtcttaattcccccatgcctggcggcagaggtgggttttaagtagcttacgaaaggcaaggaaggtgggggcaattctaatctctggggggagttggttcctgagggtcggggccgccacagagaaggctcttctcctgggtcccgccaagcggcattgtttagttgatgggacccggagaagacccactctgtgggacctaactggccgctgggattcgtgcggcagaaggcggtccctgaggtaatctggtccggtgccatgaagggctttataggtcataaccaacactttgaattgtgaccggaaactgatcggcaaccaatgcagactgcggagtgttggtgtgacatgggcatatttagggaagcccatgattgctctcgcagctgcattctgcacgatctgaagtttccgaacacttttcaaaggtagccccatgtagagagcgttacagtagtcgagcctcaaggtgatgagggcatgagtgactgtgagcagtgactcccggcccagatagggtcgcaactgatgcaccaggtgaacctgggcaaatgcccccctcgccacagctgaaagctgtttctctaatgtgagctgtggatcaaggaggacgcccaagttgcgaaccctctctgagggggtcaatgattctccccccagggtgatggacggacagatggaattgtccttgggaggcaagacccacagccactccgtcttgtctgggttgagtctgagtttgttgacacccatccaggccccaacagcctccaggcaccggcacatcacttccactgcttcgctgactggacatggggtggagatgtatagctgagtatcatcggcatattgatgatacctcaccccatgcccttggatgatctcacccagcggttttatgtagatgttaaatagcaggggggaaaggaccgacccctgaggcaccccacaagggagaaacctagaggtcgacctctgaccccccactaacaccgactgcgaccgactgcgaccgaccggagaggtaggaggagaaccactgaaggacagtgcctctcactcccaacccctccagccggcgcagaaggataccatggtcaatggtatcgaaagccgctgagaggtcaagaagcaccaggacagaggacaagcccctgtcccgggcccgccagagatcatccatcaacgcgaccaaagcagtttccgtgctgtagcagggcctgaatccagactgctgaggacctagataatcggcttcttccaaggaccgctggagttggagcgccaccaccttctcgacaaccttccccataaagggaaggttggagactggacaatagttattaagcacggctgggtccagggaaggcttcttgaggagggggtgcacaagtgcctccttataaagggccggaaaggaccccctccccaaggaggcgttgacaatctcctgggcccagctccgtgtcacctctcaactggccgaaaccaaccaagagggacacggatccagtaaacaggtggcggagctcacagctccaatggccttgtccacttcatcaggtgtcaccaagtcaaactcctcccagacagatggacaaagacgtttagccccagtcacctcgactgactcgttgtcagtcaactctgttttacaattgaagTCGAGgtcagctcggatccgagcgattttatcagcaaaaaacgtattaaagtcctcagcactgctctgtaagggctccccaactcccccctgattaagaagggagcgggtcaccctaaacagagcggtcgggcgggattctgctgatgcaatcaaggtggcatgatacgcgcatcttgccgccttgagcgccactttgtaagtcttaatatgagctcttacaagtgttcgatcggattcggacttactcttcctctatcgcttctctagacgtctcttctggcgtttcaactcccggagctcctcgttgaaccatggagctctacggggtctagtgccacggagaggtcgcagcggcgcaattcggtcaagggcctccgctgaagccttgttccaggcctcagccagagactctgccgaactgcggacgagtgtatctggaagaaccccaagctaTAGAAATATGAAAGCAATAATTAAAAGGATTTTAAGATCTTTAAAGTACAATGTCTAATTTTATGACACTAGAAAATAATTCTGTCCCTGCTGTACATTAACCTAAAGCTTTTGGGTGTTCCTTCAAGTCAGTGATGGCTCCTGGTGACTTCAGAAACTGTTGCCTagtatggagaggggcgacatacaaatccaataaataaatagatagatagaaagatagaaagatagatagatagatagatagataaaaaataataaataaaataaaataaaataaaataaaataaaataaaataaaataagataagataagataagataataaaataaaataaaataaaataaaaaaaataaaataaaataaaataaaataaaataaaataaaaaataaaataaaataaaataaaataaaataaaataaaataaaataaataaaataaaataaaataaaataaaataaaataaaataaaataaaataaaataaaataaaataaaataaaataaaataaaataaaataaaataaaataaaataaaataaaataaaataaaataaaataaaataaaataaaataaaataaaataaaataaaataaaataaaataaaataaaataaaataaaataaaataaaataaaataaaataaaataaaataaaataaaataaaataaaataaaataaaataaaataaaataaaataaaataaaataataaataatttttaaaaagaatgaccTTGACAGGTGAAAGAAGTGCAGATCTGCAGGGTTTTGAAACTATACCCTACCTTAATAAAAGTATTTTTAGCCCAATGTGGACTTTCATTCTTGGTCTGCTCTATGTCATGTGGCTGACATTGCAATATTCTTCGCAATGTTTTgagaagtggtttgctattgtCTTCATCCTAGGACAGAGAGAGACTGACTGGCACAAAATCTTCCAGGTAGTTTCACGCCTAATGCAGgaatagaactcacagtctcctagtttctagtctACTACCTTTAATCCAGTAATGGGCTACTGCCCCCATGGGTGGGGGGAcaacagtgggggtagtaaatttatgcactatttattgaatacttaaaaagtttttttattgtccttccttttctagtaccttagtatgatccttaattatttttaaaataggaaataattaaatagcatgtttttacccataaatactttaatcattatctagaactgaacttttatagtgattaaagaaaattgagctatttgcctaatctgttatcatactgaaccttgtgggttcagtacaaaaccttaaaatgttactgtgctcctcaaaaaataatgctgtttatcatttgtcctttttgtggatattcaaataatgtgacttaatcaactgaaaaagagtccaagcacctatttgaaaacttatcttggtcagtaagccactcccacccagtcacatgacctttaaaccacccctggtcacatgactgtcaagccactcccacctggtcacatagccggcaagccactcctactcggtCATATGATCATTGAGCTAGACCCATGCagtaagccatggccacagtgtggcagtacaatttttggcagcccatcactgttttaATCACTACACCAGACTGGCTCCTAGCCCTCTTAATTGCTCATAAAGCTCCTACACCACTAGAACTGCAGTTCATGACATGTTTCTTTGGTGGTCTAAGTTACCTGGTTCTCCAACATCTATATTTTAGGAGGTGTTTAATTTTCTATATTGACTGCTAACTCttctttttggggtgggtgggtcatAGGAAGTGATTTCCTACTATTCCCAATACAATTTGGATGAACGGATGAGAAGTCATATGGCACTAGACTGGCTGATGAAAGAGCAAGACATTCCGGGCATTATATCACAAGAGCTACAAGTGGCACTTAGAGAGCTTGAAGAAGCAAGAAAAGCCGGGCAAGAGTTGCGGtttcacaaagaaaaaaaagaaatccttAGCCTGGCACTGAGTCAGCTGTATAGCGATTCTGCAACTACCTCTTCCAATGATGATCGCATGAGCCTAGCCCTCAGTGGCTATCGTTAGTGTACATTTGAGAGATGGGATTATTGCATGGCTGCATCTTGGTTAATCACGCCAACAACAAGTAACTGTTTACCTTACTTAGTGTACCGTGTAATGTACTAAGATGAAAGTCTCCAATTTCTTCCTTGATGAGAAGAAAGTATCCCAAGTACTAAAGGATTTCTTGTATAGCAAACTTTCCAGGAAGTAAGAAAAGAACATAGGGTTCTGTTCAGATGGGCAATGCCTAAAACTGACATAATACAATTTGAGAATGGACCGAGGGATTTTTTATAGTAGCTACCTAAGTAATAGTAAGATTTAGGGTTCCAAATCTTTAAGAAGCACAGTTAGTTAAGTATTTTTGATCAGAGCTTTCGGTGTATTAATTGAGTTTATTTGCTGGGGAGACACTTGAGAAAGAAGTAATATCcttgcaaaatgcaaaaaaacccaaaactgtaGTAAATTTACTAGTCTTTTAAAATAGAGAACAATAAAGTTTTCATATTAAAAATAGTGACGTGTTCTCAAAAACCAATGagatcattttaaaatatacttaGTTGTAGCAAATCTATATCAATTTCTTTTGACctaaaaaaggggtgggggaatttaagtacagtgatcccccg
This genomic interval carries:
- the LIX1 gene encoding protein limb expression 1 homolog gives rise to the protein MDRTLESLQHIISQVLPHRDPTLAFKDLNVVAMLQEFWENKQKQKGVFSSEGTVVYESLNLPGPPFVSYVTLPGGSCFGNFQCSLSRAEARRDAAKVALINSLFNELPCRRITKEFIMESVQEAVSSTSGTLNDADDPSTSIGAYHYMLESNMGKTMLEFQELMIVFQLLHWNGSLKALRETKCSRQEVISYYSQYNLDERMRSHMALDWLMKEQDIPGIISQELQVALRELEEARKAGQELRFHKEKKEILSLALSQLYSDSATTSSNDDRMSLALSGYR